In one window of Gemmatimonadota bacterium DNA:
- a CDS encoding EVE domain-containing protein, translating into MTNYWLLKTEPSTYSFDRLVAEGTAVWDGVRNNLALKYLREMKSGDRVLVYHSGAEKAVVGQARVTRAAYADPTRDDPKLVVVDLAPGARLPHPVPLAAIKQDPQLAELPLVRMSRLSVMPVAPEHWKRLLELAAGR; encoded by the coding sequence ATGACGAACTACTGGCTGCTGAAGACCGAGCCCTCCACGTATTCCTTCGACCGCCTGGTCGCGGAGGGGACCGCGGTCTGGGATGGCGTCCGCAACAACCTGGCGCTCAAGTACCTGCGGGAGATGAAGAGCGGCGACCGGGTCCTGGTGTACCACTCCGGGGCGGAGAAGGCCGTGGTGGGGCAGGCCCGGGTCACCCGCGCCGCCTATGCCGATCCGACTCGCGACGACCCCAAGCTCGTGGTCGTAGACCTTGCCCCCGGTGCCCGGCTGCCTCATCCGGTACCGCTCGCGGCCATCAAGCAGGATCCCCAGCTCGCCGAGTTGCCCCTGGTCCGGATGAGCCGCCTCAGCGTGATGCCCGTCGCGCCGGAGCACTGGAAGCGCCTGCTGGAGCTCGCCGCCGGCCGCTGA
- the uvrB gene encoding excinuclease ABC subunit UvrB, with protein MSSPAFQVVAPFQPAGDQPGAIADLTAGLVRGDRYQTLLGVTGSGKTMTLAHVIANYGKPTLVLSHNKTLAAQLYGELRQFLPGNAVEYFVSYYDYYQPEAYVPSTDVYIEKDASINADIESLRLRATSSLMEREDVVIVATVSAIYGLGDPAEYRRLLVTAQVGEEKGRDSLLADLVRIQYGRNDVAFEQGTFRVRGDTVEIFPAYAEQALRVEFWGDRVERVAKVDPLTGKVIASLERCAIYPAKHFVTERPTIERAVKVIRAELAERLRQLREAGKLLEAQRLESRTTFDIEMMLEVGTCAGIENYSRPISGRQAGERPACLLDYFPPEFLVVADESHVTLPQIGGMFNGDRARKTTLVEYGFRLPSALDNRPLHFDEFMTIVPQMLCVSATPGELELRISAGRVVEQIIRPTGLVDPMVEIRPVQGQVDDLLGEIRERVRLRERVLVTTLTKRMSEDLTDYLQQTGVRVRYLHSDIDAIERMEILRGLRLGEFDVLVGINLLREGLDLPEVSLVAILDADQEGFLRSDRSLIQTVGRAARNVNGKAILYADRMTGSMDRALKEMERRRVRQLAHNAEHGITPRSIIKSMDEVRLTTRVADARTEKPEKRKDERLVELDFRDPAKRAQTIAALERQMKEAAANLEFEVAAMLRDQVTELRALEAPEVGRGPATTRKRA; from the coding sequence ATGTCGAGCCCCGCCTTCCAGGTCGTCGCCCCGTTCCAGCCCGCGGGCGACCAGCCCGGCGCCATCGCCGACCTCACGGCGGGGCTGGTCCGTGGGGACCGCTACCAGACCCTCCTCGGGGTCACCGGATCCGGGAAGACGATGACGCTGGCCCACGTCATCGCCAACTACGGCAAGCCCACGCTGGTGCTCTCTCACAACAAGACCCTGGCCGCCCAGCTGTACGGCGAGCTCCGCCAGTTCCTCCCCGGGAACGCGGTCGAGTACTTCGTCTCGTACTACGACTACTACCAGCCGGAGGCCTACGTCCCCTCGACCGATGTCTACATCGAGAAGGACGCCTCCATCAACGCCGACATCGAAAGCCTCCGGCTGCGGGCCACCTCGAGCCTCATGGAGCGCGAGGACGTGGTCATCGTCGCCACGGTGAGCGCCATCTACGGCCTCGGCGACCCGGCCGAGTATCGCCGGCTCCTGGTGACTGCCCAGGTGGGCGAGGAGAAGGGCCGCGACAGCCTGCTCGCGGACCTGGTGCGGATCCAGTACGGGCGCAATGACGTGGCGTTCGAGCAGGGCACCTTCCGGGTCCGCGGCGATACCGTGGAGATCTTCCCGGCGTACGCCGAACAGGCGCTCCGGGTGGAGTTCTGGGGTGACCGCGTGGAGCGGGTGGCCAAGGTGGATCCGCTGACCGGCAAGGTCATCGCCAGCCTCGAGCGCTGCGCCATCTACCCGGCCAAGCACTTCGTCACCGAGCGGCCCACCATCGAGCGTGCGGTGAAGGTCATCCGCGCCGAGCTGGCGGAGCGGCTGCGGCAGCTGCGCGAGGCAGGGAAGCTGCTCGAGGCCCAGCGGCTGGAGTCGCGCACCACCTTCGACATCGAGATGATGCTCGAGGTGGGCACCTGCGCCGGGATCGAGAACTACTCCCGGCCCATCTCCGGACGGCAGGCCGGGGAGCGGCCCGCCTGCCTGCTCGACTACTTCCCGCCCGAGTTCCTGGTCGTGGCCGACGAATCCCACGTCACGCTGCCGCAGATCGGCGGCATGTTCAACGGGGACCGCGCTCGCAAGACCACCCTGGTGGAGTACGGCTTCCGGCTGCCCTCGGCGCTGGACAACCGGCCGCTGCATTTCGACGAGTTCATGACCATCGTGCCGCAAATGCTGTGCGTCTCCGCCACCCCCGGTGAGCTCGAACTGCGGATCTCCGCCGGGCGGGTGGTGGAGCAGATCATCCGTCCCACCGGCCTCGTCGACCCGATGGTGGAGATCCGGCCGGTGCAGGGCCAGGTGGACGACCTCCTCGGCGAGATCCGCGAGCGGGTCCGCCTGCGGGAACGGGTGCTGGTCACCACGCTCACCAAGCGCATGTCGGAGGACCTCACCGACTACCTCCAGCAGACCGGGGTCCGGGTGCGCTACCTCCACTCCGACATCGACGCGATCGAGCGGATGGAGATCCTCCGTGGGCTCCGGCTCGGGGAGTTCGACGTCCTGGTGGGGATCAACCTTCTGCGGGAGGGGCTCGACCTGCCGGAGGTGTCGCTGGTGGCCATTCTCGACGCCGACCAGGAGGGGTTCCTGCGCTCCGACCGCTCCCTGATCCAGACGGTGGGCCGCGCGGCGCGGAACGTCAACGGGAAGGCCATCCTGTACGCCGACCGGATGACCGGATCCATGGACCGTGCGCTCAAGGAGATGGAGCGGCGGCGGGTCCGGCAGCTGGCGCACAATGCGGAGCATGGCATCACCCCGCGCTCCATCATCAAGTCCATGGACGAGGTCCGCCTCACCACGCGCGTGGCCGATGCCCGCACCGAGAAGCCCGAGAAGCGGAAGGACGAGCGTCTGGTGGAGCTCGACTTCCGCGACCCTGCGAAGCGGGCGCAGACCATCGCCGCGCTCGAACGCCAGATGAAGGAAGCCGCCGCCAACCTCGAGTTCGAGGTGGCCGCGATGCTCCGCGACCAGGTGACCGAGCTGCGGGCGCTGGAGGCGCCCGAGGTGGGGCGCGGCCCGGCGACCACCCGGAAGCGCGCATGA
- the tsaE gene encoding tRNA (adenosine(37)-N6)-threonylcarbamoyltransferase complex ATPase subunit type 1 TsaE, protein MIQVLTEPELAATAEALGAALPPRTVLTLEGNLGVGKTTFARALARGLGVREEATSPTYALVHRYAGRRGPVFHLDCYRLRDPSEAADLDWEGLLAEGDALIVEWPERAGPWLPAADRRYRLTHLPDPDRRGLEELA, encoded by the coding sequence ATGATCCAGGTGCTGACCGAACCGGAACTTGCCGCGACGGCCGAGGCGCTGGGGGCGGCGCTCCCGCCCCGCACGGTCCTCACCCTCGAGGGCAACCTCGGGGTCGGCAAGACCACCTTCGCGCGCGCCCTCGCGCGCGGGCTCGGCGTCCGCGAGGAGGCCACCAGCCCCACCTACGCGCTGGTGCACCGCTACGCCGGCCGGCGCGGCCCGGTGTTCCACCTCGACTGCTACCGCCTCCGGGATCCCTCCGAGGCGGCGGACCTCGACTGGGAGGGGCTGCTCGCCGAGGGCGATGCCCTGATCGTCGAGTGGCCGGAACGCGCCGGTCCCTGGCTCCCGGCCGCCGACCGACGGTACCGCCTGACACACCTGCCGGATCCCGACCGTCGCGGCCTCGAGGAACTGGCCTGA